In Aminivibrio sp., the sequence GTTGATGATATGGCCTCCGCAAGCGTATTTGTCATGGAACTCGATGAGAAAACCTATTCAGAACACACATTACCCATGCTCTCTCACATAAATGTCGGCACAGGTATCGACTGCTCCATCCGCGAACTGGCCGAAACAATAGCGAATGTTGTCGGCTTTGCTGGCAGGATCGAATTCGACACGACAAAACCTGACGGAACACTGCGGAAACTGCTTGACGTCTCTCGGATCGATGCAATGGGATGGAAGGCCAAGATTCCTCTCTATGAAGGATTGCACAGCACGTATCAATGGTTCCTTGCCAGCGAAAGCAACCTTCGAAGCTGAAAAAACATGGACTAAGGAGACGAGGCGAATGATCACACCTGTCATTATGGCCGGAGGGGCCGGAACACGATTATGGCCTCTTTCGAGGCAGCTCAATCCGAAGCAGTTCCTGAAGCTCTTCGGGGATGCCACCATGTTCCGGCAGACCCTGGACAGGCTCGAGGGGCTGCCCTGCAGAGAACCCGTGGTTGTGTGCAGCGAAGAGCACCGGTTCCTCGCTGCGGAACAACTCCGGGAAGCAGGCCGAAATTCCGCCTCGATCATCCTTGAACCCGAGCCGAAGAATACCGCACCGGCCATAGCTCTGTCGGCATTTCATGCCCTTACCCGGGAAGACGATCCCCTTCTTCTCGTCCTTCCGGCCGACCATGTCATCACTGGGCCGGAGGCCTTCCGCAGCGCCGTTCAGAAAGCCGTCCCCGAGGCCGAATCAGGAAGGCTCGTCACCTTCGGCATCGTGCCAACCAGGCCGGAAACAGGATACGGATACATACGCAAAGGCGAAGAAAGAAGCAACAATATTTTTGTGATCGCTTCCTTTACTGAAAAACCCGATTCCGAAACAGCCGCAAAGTACCTGGAAACAGGGGAATTCCTCTGGAACAGCGGCATGTTCCTGTTCAGAGCAAAAACCTATCTCGAAGAGCTCGAGCGCCATGCCCCGGAAATCTTTGCGGCCTGCAAAAAGGCAATGGAAAAGCTCTCAAAAGATCTTGACTTCCTGCGGATCAAAGGCGAAGAGTTCACTCAATGCCCCGACATCTCCATAGATTATGCCGTCATGGAAAAGACAGAATTCGCTTCCGTCATTCCCCTCGATGCCGGCTGGAGCGACATCGGTTCATGGAACTCCCTCTGGGAGGTATGTGAAAAGGATTGTGCGGGAAATACACTCCAGGGGGATATCAAAACC encodes:
- a CDS encoding mannose-1-phosphate guanylyltransferase/mannose-6-phosphate isomerase, producing the protein MITPVIMAGGAGTRLWPLSRQLNPKQFLKLFGDATMFRQTLDRLEGLPCREPVVVCSEEHRFLAAEQLREAGRNSASIILEPEPKNTAPAIALSAFHALTREDDPLLLVLPADHVITGPEAFRSAVQKAVPEAESGRLVTFGIVPTRPETGYGYIRKGEERSNNIFVIASFTEKPDSETAAKYLETGEFLWNSGMFLFRAKTYLEELERHAPEIFAACKKAMEKLSKDLDFLRIKGEEFTQCPDISIDYAVMEKTEFASVIPLDAGWSDIGSWNSLWEVCEKDCAGNTLQGDIKTISAENCLIRADHRLVTALGVKDLVIIETKDAVLVASKDHVQQIKELVEEIKNTGRHEHLNQREVFRPWGSYDSIGNGARYQVKCITVKPGARTSLQMHHHRAEHWIVVTGTAKITLEDRTFLVSENESTFIPIGKRHSIENPGKIPLELIEVQSGSYLGEDDIVRFEDKYGRI